One stretch of Oncorhynchus clarkii lewisi isolate Uvic-CL-2024 chromosome 1, UVic_Ocla_1.0, whole genome shotgun sequence DNA includes these proteins:
- the LOC139407195 gene encoding tetratricopeptide repeat protein 38, whose amino-acid sequence MIASSFRDCQAWRAEGLPLSTSSNEACKMYDAILTQYVTWRNDENLGGVEGCMSAVKSADPDFVMGHVISTGMELVGTGSSVLLNERLASAVKRTVELGQIQQDITTRERLHVRAMEHFSKGNFPKACDVWEEILVEHPTDLLALKFAHDGFFYLGAQIQMRDSVARVLPHWKPHMPLYSYLKGLYSFGLLETHFYDQAEKMAKEGLALTPEDAWCVHSVAHVYEMKAEVEKGLKFMESTEKDWAGCDMLACHNYWHWALYFIEKGDYDAALNIFDTQVSRRGRASGAMLDTVDACSLLYRLEMEGVCVKDRWRELQQLTEPHTDDHVLLFNDLHFLMSSLGAKESGGAAQSQRLLEGLRERANVPEENYQHLLAGSVGLPMCQALLEYDQGNYSRAVELLQPIRYRMMEIGGSDAQRDVFNLLLIHAAMKSGVTHHQKLARCLLVEREATKPNSPLTDRLIQRAHVLHA is encoded by the exons ATGATTGCGTCTAGTTTCAGGGATTGTCAG GCTTGGAGGGCAGAGGGTCTACCATTGTCCACATCCAGCAATGAGGCCTGCAAAATGTATGATGCTATACTCACACAG TATGTAACCTGGCGCAATGATGAGAACCTTGGAGGAGTCGAGGGATGCATGTCTGCAGTCAAGTCAGCTGACCCTGACTTTG TGATGGGTCATGTGATCAGCACGGGGATGGAGCTGGTGGGGACAGGGAGTTCGGTTCTTCTGAACGAGCGCCTGGCCAGCGCGGTGAAGAGGACTGTAGAGCTCGGCCAGATCCAGCAGGACATTACCACCAGGGAGAGGCTGCACGTCAGGGCCATGGAGCACTTCTCCAAGGG GAATTTCCCTAAGGCGTGTGATgtttgggaggagatcctggtgGAACACCCTACTGACCTGCTCGCCCTGAAGTTTGCCCACGACGGCTTCTTCTACCTAGGGGCCCAGATCCAGATGAGAGACTCTGTGGCCCGGGTGCTGCCTCACTGGAAGCCCCACATGCCTCTCTATAG CTACCTAAAGGGCTTATATTCCTTTGGACTTCTGGAGACTCATTTTTATGACCAGGCTGAGAAAATGGCTAAAGAG GGCCTGGCTCTAACCCCGGAGGATGCCTGGTGTGTCCACTCTGTAGCCCACGTCTACGAGATGAAGGCTGAGGTGGAAAAGGGCCTCAAGTTCATGGAGAGCACAGAGAAAGACTGGGCG GGATGTGACATGCTAGCCTGTCACAACTACTGGCATTGGGCACTATACTTCATCGAAAAG GGAGATTATGATGCAGCTCTGAACATATTTGACACCCAG GTGTCTCGGCGCGGTAGGGCTTCAGGGGCCATGCTGGACACTGTGGACGCCTGCTCTCTACTCTACAGACTGGAGATGGAGG gtgtgtgcgTGAAGGACCGCTGGCGGGAGCTGCAACAACTCACAGAGCCCCACACTGACGACCATGTGCTGTTGTTCAACGACCTCCACTTCCTCATGTCGTCGCTGGGAGCCAAGGAGTCAGGGGGAGCGGCCCAGTCCCAGCGCCTGCTGGAGGGCCTCCGGGAGCGGGCCAA TGTTCCAGAGGAGAACTACCAGCACCTGCTGGCTGGCAGCGTGGGGCTGCCCATGTGTCAGGCCCTGCTGGAGTACGACCAGGGCAACTACAGCCGAGCCGTGGAGCTCCTGCAGCCCATACGTTACCGCATGATGGAGATAGGAGGCAGTGACGCGCAG AGAGACGTCTTTAATCTGCTGCTGATTCACGCAGCAATGAAGTCAGGAGTGACTCATCACCAGAAATTAGCCAG ATGTTTGTTGGTGGAGCGTGAGGCAACGAAACCCAACTCTCCCCTCACTGACCGGCTGATCCAGAGAGCCCATGTCCTGCATGCCTAA